In Colletotrichum destructivum chromosome 1, complete sequence, the sequence GACGGTCTCTAACGTCGTAGCCTTTATTGTAGCAGATGGCGGCAACCGCCTCCGACGGGTAGGGGTTGTGATCAATCATGATCTTGGTTGTGAGCTGAGTGAATTGCTCCCGTGCCTGTGAATATCATTAAGTAAGTTTGCCACACGCAAATCTCAGTCAACGAAGTCCGCACCTCGTTCCAGTTCGAGATACTCTTGACATGGTTGTAGGCGGCAGATCCAGCAGCATAGATTATCTGGCCCAAGCCGACATTAGTAGCGCTGTGGGTGTTGAGGCGCTTGGAAAGAGTTTGATcgttcttggtcttggctAGCTGTTCCTTGAAGTCGGCTTCAATCGTCTTCCAATCCGGCTTGGAACTATCAGAATCAGCACCCGGCAGTCCGTCAGAAGAAGTTGTTGGGGCCCCAAGCACCGGAGACGAGGCAGCAAGGCCAAAGAAGTAAGCGACAGCGATCTCTTTGAAACGAATGATATTGGTTTGTTCAAGAGATGGTGAGAAACCAGTGTGAAGTTGGTAAATGATTGAGTAGCTGAGCTGGCTGGGACAACAGAGGATAGGAACTTTCGTGGATTGGGCGGTCTTCAAGTATATGTAATTTCTCCTCCGGACCTGGGTATTTTCATTCAATCTTGTCACGTACAAGACATCGGCACCCGTGAGAGGCGATTGGAAAGAGTTAGATACATTGAATACCTTGATTAATTGAGGGCGGTCCCCGTCGGAGGCCGTCATCGCTAATCGAGTTATGATAGTATAGAAATAGGAGTCTTAGACACCAGGACCTATAGGAAGGGTTGCCTGCATATGGCTACCGATTAGTGATCACTGACTATAAACGGGCTGATGCTTAATTTAAACCCTCTGCAAATTTCGGGTCTTCGGGAGAGTCAAACATCCACACCACGTAGGTGCCAAACTTACTTTGACGACTGTTGTTGTTCTATGGAATGTAAGAATGACAGTGGAGTAAAAAGGATGAAGAACGGTCTTTTTGAAACGATGTTACTGGCTAAGAATGGCGGACTTAACTCGGCCGAGAGGAGGTGGGACTTCAGTTAGCGTTAGTGGCAGAACCACGGAAAGGCCGATTGGATATCAGGATATTAGCATCATGAACAAAGTATCCAGGTAAGATTGCATTAGCCGGCTAAGCACCACACTGCTTGGAGCCCAAGAAACTGCCAAAACAATCTACAATCTGTTCCGACTGGCTATGCTTTTCCATCTATAAATGCCCATACAGCCTTGAATTTATTTCAGCTACATATAAAGTCAGTCCATCATTGCCACACGAACCTTCCCAACTACCTATCATCTTCAAAACATCATCATATACCTTCACTCTATAATATGATGAAGTTCCCATCGGTTTCTACCTTAGCCCTTTTGTAAGCATTCTCGGGGAAATGCCGCCGAGTTAAGGTTGGGAACGTCTGCTAACACGATACGGTCAGTGCGAGCGGTGTGTTGGGCGACTTGCACAACTTCTGTGCCTGTGGAAAAAGACATAGTGGTGACGCAGTAGTTGGATCATATGTGAGTGACAACAAGAAAGCTGTGAAGGTTAGTATTAACCGGAAGCAGTGGGCATTCAACACCGACGCCACCAAATATGCGTGCTCGAGATACTCCTTACGCAATACCGGCTCAGAGACATGGGACAGTTGCCCTGACTGTGAGCAAGCCAGATCTACGCTTTCTGTAATCATAATAACTCGATTATAGGCAAGATGGACACGTACTACATGGACGCTAATCCAACACCTTCGtgcttctccttcggcttccatctcggcggcgatgagtTTGACTACTACTGCGGACTTAATGGACTCCAGGGCTACTGCAAGAATGCAGACTAGGACTTGATACCATATGTTGTGCCTGATTTAATTATTGTTAGTTTCTAGGCGTTCTGTGGAGAAACTTTCCTCGTGAGCTTGATGACATACAATCAGTCATGTTGTGGGTGTGAATGAGTCGTACTGTTGACCTTGGAAGCAGAGAGCCCGTCCGGCCACATGAGTCATTGGCACAGTTTAATAAAGTAAACCATGTAGTCTGGGCGGCCTTGGGCGATTCTCGCCTTACAGCGTAGGTCTTCTGGTCCAACCTGTGTAGAAGTGCACAAGCCGGAAGCCGGGCCCGAAGTAGTGCCGAGACGGCGTATCCACTGCCCCGCTATCGGATGCAACTGTCCGCCCCACTACCCCGCCGTCTAACTCCTGCCCTGCCTATGACTTAAGACTCCACACTCGCAACTTCACGCGGCCACCTACAGCCCCTCAACCATCTCGCCTTCTCGTCATTGCATCAATCACCATCCCAATCCAACCCTATCCAAATCAGCAAGATCTCACAATGGCCGAGAACCCCAGCGCGAAGCGTCAAAGATCCTCCAAGGACGTCCCTTACGAGCTCATCTACTGGCCCGGCCTACCCGGCCGAGGTGAGCACGTCCGGCTCCTCCTTGAGGAGGCCGGAGCCGAGTACACCGACACGGCGCACATCGAGGGCGGTGTCAAGACAGTGCTGGCCCAGATCGATGGAAAgtacctcggcgacgagctcaaCCCGCCCccgttggcgccgccgatccTTAAGcacggcgacctcgtcatcAGCCAGACGCCCAACATCCTGCTGTATCTCGGCCCCCGTCTGGGCCTCGCGCCCAAGATctccggcgacgacgacggtatCTACCACGTCAACGCGCTTGCGCTGACGGCGCTCGACGGCTTGAGCAACGAGGCGCACGACACGCACCACCCTGTCGCGACCGGGCTGTACTACGAGGACCAGAAGGAGGAGAGTAAGCGCAAGGCCAGGGATTACACCACCAACCGACTTCCCAAGTTCTTCGGCTACTTCGAGAGGGTCCTGAAGAGCAAGACCAGCGGCGAGGGACCTTGGCTCTACGGAGGATCGTTGACATATGCAGACTTAGTGCTGTTTCAGGTGAGATCACCCTCCCCAAGGTACGAGTATGGTAGATGATGCTGAGCCGCGCAGTGCATCGATGGCCTCAAGTTTGCCTTCCCCAACGCTCTCAAGCGCCTCGAGGGAAGTGGCGACTACAAGGGGCTCTTCGAGCTCTAtgacgccatcaaggagcGTCCAAAGATCAAGGAGTACTTCGCCAGCGACAGAAGACAGAAGTACTCCCAGGGCATCTACCGTCACTACCCTGAGTTGGATGAAGAGTGATTGTGAGCAATGAATAGAGAGAGGCGTTTTCTTGATCAAAGACGACTTAACCAACACCTAACCAAAATAGAAGACTAGCTGTGAATCACGTGTGGGAATTGTGAGCTGCATATCAGTGCAGTTCCCATTTCTTTTCGCTGAAATTTGATAATGGTAGTCCAGTGGGTTTTGCCAAAAGTATTTTCCGGTTCTTGTCTCTCGAACCCTTCAGAGATGCCAACGTGAAGCAATGGAATCGTGGCCGGTGTTCGCTCAGCGACTTCAGCATTGCAGGATCGCACAGCCCGAAAGTCACTGGTATTCTCGCTATTAACAGCGTTCCTGAGATTATCATTTGGCAGTGGCGGCCCAGGTTGTAAACTTTTGACCATGGGAAGACCTGGATATCAGATAGTGTCCGAGAGGCCTTCGACCTTGCATTAAGCGAAGACTGAAAATGGCAACATCACTTTTTGACCAGACCTCTTCTGTAATACGGAGGCTAGTGGAACAGAAAATCAGTCTTCCGTTGAGTATTCACATGGCAACCCGTCAACGCGACCGGACGCGTGCCTTTTTTTCCTCGCCTTCCAACGCGTTTACCTCACCCTCAAAACCGTGGCAACAGCCACAAAAACAACAATAGAGCGCGAAGCTCTTCGCTCTCGCAACAGCGCAAGGTCTCTGGCCAAAGGAGCTTATTCACAAATTCACCTCACCAAACCCCCATCGTCGAATTCAGACATAAGGATGTCTGATGTGGACGAAGCTTTCGCTCCGCGTCGCGGCCGCGATGCCCAGCGACGCAGTCGCAGAGCCGCATTGGTAAGTATTCCCGTTCTTTCGCACACCCAACTTGCTGTTCCCATCTCCTTCCTACCAATACATGAGTTTATTGACTTACTTTCTTTTCGTGAAGCTGCAGAAGGAACGCAGCCTGGCTGCCTATGACGACGACTTTGAACCTCCCATGTCCCCGAACAGCCCTCCCGCCCTTATCGTTGATTACGGCAACGTGGAGCACCACACTACTTGGAATAATATCCACTTCATGAGCGACAACCTCACCAGTAACCACGAGGTTATCAACGACTCTGGCCATTCGGCAGCTGGCGGACACCACGGCAACAGCTCCACCGGTTACAGCTACAACAATGGCAAATACAACAGTGCTCCCACCACTGAAGATAGTCCTAGAAACTCTTTCAAGCCCATCAACGCCCAAATTACAGATACTGGCAACGAACGTCTTAGCAGTGGCAGTAGCAgttccggcggcggcggccgtggtggcAGTAgcaatgccaatgccaacgCCAATGCCAGCATCGCTACCATCGGCAGCTACCTTATCAACAGCTTCAAGCCTATCAACGGCAACGTGGCGAACAGTGGTAACAGCAATGGCACTACCATAAAGGTTCCCAAGCTCAAGCCCATCAATGGAAACGAGGCCGGCAATGGCATTGGCAATAGCAGTGCCAGTTCTACTTTCACTGCCTACCCCAAGCCAAAGGAATTCCATGCCTTCGAGCCTTTGAACGCCCGAGGCCTTCTTGCTTCCGCCATTCGCCTCTCTCGCAAAGACCACTAGGATTGGATTGTCATCCGAGACCCATCGGATCCTGCTTTCCGCCAGGACTGTGTTGCCCATCTCCAAATGCTCACCGACTTCCTCACCGAGGCATTTGACGAAGACCCTGACCTAGAGCCTGTCATACCTCACTTCAACCGCAAACATGTCGACCAGATGGGCGCCATCATAAAAGCTTTCAATTACTACTTCTTCGTTCTGGCAGCCTTCGTTGTCCTCTACACAATCAAGTTGGCTGTGGCTGCGCATGTATGTCTCATGCTTCTTGGATGGGCTTTCCAGGAGTAGATGGGCGTTAGGATTTGCAATACCTTGCACAATACTCGGGGGCAGGACTTGAGAATCGCAAAATGCAGCTGGGATTGGAAATGGGTCTTGCGTCTCTTGAAGGGAGGGTGTTTGGAGGAGCGGCGTCGCAAAGTACCTAGGGCAAGTATGCAAGCACAaacagaaagaagaaaacagaGCTGCAGTTTTATGCAATGAATCAATTGAAAAGGAAATGCAATTTCATGGCAATATACTCACTCATATCAACGTCAGCTTTTCGAGGAAGGAGCGATTCCTCTCGTACAACGCAACAAGtcagggaaggaaggaaaggcCTTTCGTCCTCACATAATCCACTCTCCTGCCCATACATCTGGTCACCCCCCCTCTTTATCTCCCTGAAACCAATACCGACACCTCCCaccaaaaagaagaacagCCAAGACCCAGCAAAATGGCAAGTTACCCTCTCTCTTGTGGACAGGATGCTTTTACAAGGCGTGCTTTCTAGCAATCCCTTGACACAAATTGACCTTTTAGTAGGAAGTTGACAAAAAGAACTGCTACAAAGCGCCAGTCGGAAGCGGAAGAGCCTTCGACTACTTCAACCCCAACGTGAGTTTCCCCCGCCACCCCAGTGATGCCACCGGGGTCCAGGGCTCCATCGCTGACCTTCTTAACAAACCAGAAAGCGATTATCACAGGCAACATAGACTCCATGGAGCAGCTGGCTAAGAAAACCGAGAGACTCGGCATCTTCGAGACCAGCGAGGCATCCGAGCCTTCTTCCGGCAAAAAGGACAAAGACCATTCCAAGGGCCGGGATCGCCCGTCTGATCTCGGTTTCGTGAAACGGAGTCCTGAAGATGTCATACGTCATATCGCCCAATTCCTTTCTTGAGGCGTTCATTGACTCGTATCCTCCCATTTGTCTCACTGCGTCAGCCACGCCGGGCTTGGGTTGCAAGGAAATGGTAGCAGTAAAGCGAAACGGTGGATCAGCGAGCGCACCGGCGAGGACAATCCCTGGTGGGATGGGCGGAATGTCGATGCTGACTTCGAACTGGTTGGGGGCAGGAGGCAAAACTCTTGATTCGCGTTTGTCGCTCTCTGGGAGGGACCAGTCGTAGAACACGATGAAAATTGAGGAGGCGTAGATGAAGTTGAAGGTCATCCCCGTGTCTTCCCCAAAAGATCACTGGTTTGTTTTCTACTCTCGACCTTACCTTCCACTCTGGGTCACGGTATTCCCAGACTCTCTGAGCCGAGACAAGAAGACAACTGACAAGTGATTTGAATACCCGAGAATTCTCAAACTCACCTAGCTCTGAATCGAAGAGCTTATCAACGGGGGGCAATCCTTTGCTTTTGGCACACGGTAAAGTTCGTGATCGCCACATATCACCACCAACTTGCCTCGGGTGTCGGTAATCCGTAATAATGAGCGAATCGCCTTCCGTAGAGAGCGACACTGCCGCCCCTACGACTCTGGTGAGTAGCTAACCTTTCCTCCAACGATTAGTGTGTTAACCAACGCGCCCAAAAGACTGAATATATCCGTGTCCTCCGCAATGATCTGGTTTCATGCGATATCGCCAGTCTGTAGCTGGAGCCTCCGGAATCCCGCTCACCAATGGCAAAGGATGGGGTTAATGCATGTCTCAGGAGCTGTTCTAGGTCCTTTTCAAGCCCATGGAGTAAACCAGACCAGGCATCCGAGGAGGTCCAAACTTGTATAGTGCACGGCACCGTTGTGGGGGAAAGTTTCGCGGATCTAGATCATGGGAAGGAGTCCTTACCTAAGTTAACAACAGACTAGAAAATGTGTGAGAGACAAAGTGCACCAGTATTTCGTTTCCTTTTCCGCAATATCGCAAGGTGAAGGTGACCTCAACATGTCACCGTCCAAGTCGGACCAATCCAGCCTTGTCATGATGCCTGCATCACACAACACTCTAAACTAGGCGATGAAGAATCTTCAACTAGTGAATATTGTGTAGAATAGTGAATTATGGATGTGTCTTGCTATATTTTGGGCAAACAATGTTGACAGAAAGCAATAAAAATCCACTCAGCCGGAGACAGTAGACGCTTTAAGCTAACAGAGATATACAAGACCTTGGGAACGCTTCTTTCTAAACTCCTGCCACAATTATCAGCAGCATCTAGCTCTTTCAGCACTTTTGGTATCAGAGCATTTCAGTAAGTTCCATCAGTACACACCGCAACATAAGGTTGTGTTGTTACGAAGGCCGTTGTTGATTCCATTGCAAACAGTAACACAGGAAAGAATGGAGTCAACTATACAAATGCAGGCTACTGAGCCTCGCTTGGCCCAGACTCTGGTAATGACCCGGCAGGTACTTCGACTTCCTCAAGAAACCAATCTTCCAGAGAGTGTAAGTGTGTTCCTTTCTCTGGGTTCTCTAAGACATTCTTAAGACATGATACACTGTCTGACTAACAACACTTCTCTATTAAAGGAACACGACTGGCTTATTGCCCTAGCTTTGAAAAAGCTGTTGGAGGATAGAAGGCAAGTCATTGTCCCGATAGTACTTGAAGTCCAAGAGCAAGTAGAACTTCTCCGCCTGCAAATGGCGGGCGGAGAAATTGCATACTTTCCGCCGTGGATTATCGACGCAATTACAATCCTGAAGATTCATCTCGATGCTTGGTTCTGCCTGAAGTCTGGGCAGAGAATCTCTGAGAGTCTTCTAACATGAACATCCGTTCTTTGGCCAGCAACCAACAACTTCCCAGCAGCAGACCACAGGTTTCCAGGGGCAACCGGGAGTGAAAAACTCTTAAGATGGCTGCTTCAGGCGGAATAATGGCGCTGTCTACATTCCGCTTCATAGTTCGGGTGCTAGAATAGTGCATTCGGTTGAGAGGGGGGCAAAGTTCAACAATTAGTCGATAGGAGGGATAACTCAACAAGCCCACCTAGTTTTAAAACCATGTCCTAGATCTTTTGGTCCAAATTACTCACTTGGTGGTTGATTTCTTGTTTGATGTCTTGTAACTTCCGGCGTTTCTTTCTCAGCTACACTCTGAACAAGCCTAAGTCATCCATAATCTACCTGTTCCATCTACAACTCTATTTCAGTTTGATAAAGAGATGCGAAATCCTTGTTCCAAGACTAACAGCTAGCTTGTTTCCGTAATCTAAGGGAGTTGGATAAA encodes:
- a CDS encoding Putative glutathione S-transferase, Thioredoxin-like superfamily — translated: MAENPSAKRQRSSKDVPYELIYWPGLPGRGEHVRLLLEEAGAEYTDTAHIEGGVKTVLAQIDGKYLGDELNPPPLAPPILKHGDLVISQTPNILLYLGPRLGLAPKISGDDDGIYHVNALALTALDGLSNEAHDTHHPVATGLYYEDQKEESKRKARDYTTNRLPKFFGYFERVLKSKTSGEGPWLYGGSLTYADLVLFQCIDGLKFAFPNALKRLEGSGDYKGLFELYDAIKERPKIKEYFASDRRQKYSQGIYRHYPELDEE